A DNA window from Candidatus Thermoplasmatota archaeon contains the following coding sequences:
- a CDS encoding PKD domain-containing protein, which translates to MTNRHVLLVLATVSALALAGCTGAVVDPKDDALSKQGGANATAPATGNLTAPSPPGPVARAQVFETGGALLYATPFEGGDGLVPRAVTENVSITFSASESESPGRVASLTGYAWRFSDGRTLEGVTVSRTFEAAGVYEARLTATDSNGRSDNITLKLGVNPAVVAEVSVARDIVPLMADPAIGAEFELVNMKTHAFAVNDSVHGVPAKLEKLVIRVAPDQTPTALDLNLRARNETATFASAFGVSQSETIVLSSFPVGKLLVDVVLNQGVAGGYVLTVEIHYRPIHPAVAALLAGDGHAHAH; encoded by the coding sequence ATGACGAACCGCCACGTTCTTCTCGTGCTCGCCACCGTTTCCGCCCTCGCGCTCGCCGGCTGCACCGGCGCCGTCGTGGATCCCAAGGACGACGCCCTCTCGAAGCAGGGCGGCGCGAACGCGACCGCCCCCGCGACCGGCAATCTCACCGCGCCATCGCCCCCCGGCCCCGTCGCGCGCGCCCAGGTGTTCGAGACCGGCGGCGCGCTCCTCTACGCGACCCCGTTCGAGGGCGGAGACGGCCTCGTTCCCCGCGCGGTGACCGAGAACGTCTCGATCACGTTCTCCGCGAGCGAGTCCGAGAGTCCGGGCCGCGTCGCCTCGCTCACGGGCTACGCCTGGCGGTTCAGCGACGGCCGGACGCTCGAAGGCGTCACCGTCTCGCGGACGTTCGAGGCGGCGGGCGTCTACGAGGCCCGCCTCACGGCGACCGATTCGAATGGCCGGTCCGACAACATCACGCTCAAGCTCGGCGTCAATCCGGCCGTCGTGGCCGAGGTGTCGGTCGCGCGCGACATCGTCCCGCTCATGGCGGACCCCGCGATCGGGGCCGAGTTCGAGCTCGTGAACATGAAAACGCACGCGTTCGCGGTGAACGATTCCGTGCACGGCGTTCCCGCGAAGCTCGAGAAGCTCGTGATCCGGGTCGCGCCCGACCAGACGCCGACCGCGCTCGACCTGAACCTGCGGGCGCGCAACGAGACCGCGACCTTCGCATCGGCCTTCGGCGTCTCGCAGTCCGAGACGATCGTCCTCTCGTCCTTCCCCGTCGGGAAGCTTCTCGTGGACGTCGTGCTCAACCAGGGGGTCGCGGGCGGATACGTCCTCACGGTCGAGATCCATTACCGCCCGATCCACCCCGCGGTCGCCGCGCTCCTTGCGGGCGACGGACACGCCCACGCGCACTGA